The Glycine soja cultivar W05 chromosome 6, ASM419377v2, whole genome shotgun sequence genome has a window encoding:
- the LOC114416317 gene encoding uncharacterized protein LOC114416317 yields the protein MFSTNSAYNCLKSEQPLHQPNSGFRQLWEIKIPPAALSFAWRLLWDRLPSKDNLISRQIVLQNDLCPFCQSQVESTSHLFFTCYKVMPLWWEFNSWVKEDRVLHSKPMDNFLQHCSLAGSRNSNRRRKIWWIAATKSIWSLRNDMVFNNQSFDISKLMDRSIYLTWSWLRGWEKDFTVPFHQWSSYMSLSFI from the coding sequence ATGTTCTCTACAAATTCTGCTTACAACTGTCTCAAATCTGAGCAGCCTCTCCATCAGCCAAACAGTGGCTTTAGACAGCTATGGGAAATCAAAATCCCCCCTGCAGCTTTATCCTTTGCCTGGAGATTACTCTGGGATAGGCTTCCTTCTAAGGATAATTTAATCAGTAGACAGATTGTCCTCCAAAACGATCTATGCCCTTTCTGCCAAAGCCAAGTGGAATCTACTTCTCACCTTTTCTTCACTTGTTATAAAGTTATGCCATTATGGTGGGAATTCAACTCATGGGTGAAGGAAGATAGAGTTTTGCACAGCAAGCCTATGGACAACTTTCTTCAGCATTGTTCATTGGCTGGATCGAGGAATTCTAACAGAAGGAGGAAGATTTGGTGGATTGCAGCTACCAAATCCATTTGGAGCCTTAGAAACGACATGGTTTTCAACAACCAGTCTTTTGACATATCTAAATTGATGGACAGATCTATTTATCTCACTTGGTCTTGGTTGAGGGGATGGGAAAAGGATTTTACTGTTCCTTTTCACCAATGGTCCTCTTATATGTCTTTGTCATTCATTTAA
- the LOC114416318 gene encoding kinesin-like protein KIN-12E, producing MELQALRDEIQASMKLVRQREDDIQSLKMRLRFREAGIKRLQTVASEKISAETHLLKEKEEHLKEIEVLRAQVDRNNEATTFAMENLQLKEEIRRLKSFCMEGERERMSEQIMVLENKV from the exons ATGGAATTACAGGCACTAAGAGATGAAATTCAAGCGTCCATGAAGCTg GTGAGACAAAGAGAAGATGACATACAAAGTTTGAAGATGAGACTACGTTTTCGAGAAGCTGGAATAAAAAGATTACAAACAGTTGCTTCTGAGAAGATCTCAGCTGAGACACACTtgctaaaagaaaaagaggagcACTTGAAGGAAATTGAGGTCTTGCGGGCCCAGGTGGATCGGAATAATGAAGCAACTACATTTGCTATGGAAAATTTGCAGCTAAAAGAAGAAATTAGAAG GTTAAAGTCATTTTGTATGGAAGGTGAACGAGAACGGATGAGTGAACAAATCATGGTATTGGAAAATAAGGTATGA